The proteins below come from a single Xenopus tropicalis strain Nigerian chromosome 9, UCB_Xtro_10.0, whole genome shotgun sequence genomic window:
- the LOC101732364 gene encoding uncharacterized protein LOC101732364 isoform X1 → MSGAGPSTRVVGIFSREDQSLYEWLMRVLLSFALVRDVKPVFISNNNFVTFLEEVSQCDFAILYHSMRRGRINVTDVLDSLYDGELEVLYRVQGKKKILVVIDDLDDSSANAKNEILQSQPSIGRWAEELFLFSTQEKDCLGPGPDLLIQADDHHSINSATQMKEKLGRMKQGKRRKHPSPSNTITAMHQCRTALMRECWWYSVLGLSSYLLYYFQRSFTRCPKYKYKHYMKRNGYIEDGNNNKINGIAS, encoded by the exons ATGTCAGGGGCTGGGCCAAGTACCAGGGTGGTGGGGATCTTCTCTAGAGAAGACCAAAGCCTGTATGAGTGGCTAATGAGAGTCCTTCTGTCTTTCGCTTTGGTGAGGGATGTGAAACCAGTTTTCATCTCCAATAACAATTTTGTGACCTTCTTAGAAGAGGTTTCCCAATGTGACTTTGCCATTCTGTACCACTCAATGAGAAGAGGAAGGATCAATGTGACTGATGTTCTAGATTCTCTGTATGATGGAGAGCTGGAGGTTCTATATAGAGTTCAAG GAAAAAAGAAGATTCTGGTGGTCATCGACGATCTAGATGACAGCAGCGCCAATGCCAAGAATGAGATTCTACAGAGCCAGCCAAGCATTGGAAGGTGGGCCGAGGAACTGTTCCTCTTTAGCACCCAAGAGAAAGATTGTTTGGGCCCCGGTCCTGATCTGCTGATACAGGCCGACGATCACCATAGTATTAACTCAGCGACTCAAATGAAGGAGAAGTTGGGCCGTATGAAACAG GGAAAAAGGAGGAAACATCCCTCCCCATCCAACACGATTACAGCAATGCACCAATGCAGGACAGCTTTGATGAG AGAATGCTGGTGGTATTCTGTTTTGGGATTGTCATCTTATTTACTATATTATTTCCAGCGCTCCTTTACTCGCTGTCCTAAGTACAAATATAAGCACTACATGAAAAGGAATGGTTACATTGAAGAtggaaacaataataaaataaatggaatagcGTCCTGA
- the LOC101732364 gene encoding uncharacterized protein LOC101732364 isoform X2, with product MSGAGPSTRVVGIFSREDQSLYEWLMRVLLSFALVRDVKPVFISNNNFVTFLEEVSQCDFAILYHSMRRGRINVTDVLDSLYDGELEVLYRVQGKKKILVVIDDLDDSSANAKNEILQSQPSIGRWAEELFLFSTQEKDCLGPGPDLLIQADDHHSINSATQMKEKLGRMKQVIEGKKEETSLPIQHDYSNAPMQDSFDERMLVVFCFGIVILFTILFPALLYSLS from the exons ATGTCAGGGGCTGGGCCAAGTACCAGGGTGGTGGGGATCTTCTCTAGAGAAGACCAAAGCCTGTATGAGTGGCTAATGAGAGTCCTTCTGTCTTTCGCTTTGGTGAGGGATGTGAAACCAGTTTTCATCTCCAATAACAATTTTGTGACCTTCTTAGAAGAGGTTTCCCAATGTGACTTTGCCATTCTGTACCACTCAATGAGAAGAGGAAGGATCAATGTGACTGATGTTCTAGATTCTCTGTATGATGGAGAGCTGGAGGTTCTATATAGAGTTCAAG GAAAAAAGAAGATTCTGGTGGTCATCGACGATCTAGATGACAGCAGCGCCAATGCCAAGAATGAGATTCTACAGAGCCAGCCAAGCATTGGAAGGTGGGCCGAGGAACTGTTCCTCTTTAGCACCCAAGAGAAAGATTGTTTGGGCCCCGGTCCTGATCTGCTGATACAGGCCGACGATCACCATAGTATTAACTCAGCGACTCAAATGAAGGAGAAGTTGGGCCGTATGAAACAGGTGATTGAAG GGAAAAAGGAGGAAACATCCCTCCCCATCCAACACGATTACAGCAATGCACCAATGCAGGACAGCTTTGATGAG AGAATGCTGGTGGTATTCTGTTTTGGGATTGTCATCTTATTTACTATATTATTTCCAGCGCTCCTTTACTCGCTGTCCTAA